The Planococcus liqunii genome includes a region encoding these proteins:
- a CDS encoding DEAD/DEAH box helicase, producing the protein MSIHPLRGKNRIDNDYRDYLATTFPINDEEIEAAFSKELRKENLLSKGPFLEVTPPYKKGASISDLVREGILSKEFLTLNQEEMPAERPLYTHQEKAIRKAKEKKNFVVATGTGSGKTESFMMPILNNLFFEDEHKGLRPGVRALFVYPMNALANDQMKRLRSLLKNTPEITFGRYTGETEQLESKALDKFKQQNPGIEKLPNEILSRNEMRNKPPHILVTNYAMLEYLLLRPTDTAFFDGPFSNEWKFIVLDEVHSYNGANGIEIGMLLRRLKDRVLKKRPYRGSLQCIATSATLGSGAEAKQKVLEFAGNIFDEPFYFKSEKENDLIESERIDYRDEHELLHRPDWTVYSYLLELKQKDRLNDSDILKLNDFGIENANSLLTNERKTNEFLYDFLSGDENLFTLRDLLKNKPQDLNALLYRLIALQAKYGEVKAEEVHQGLINLVDIAGSISAKDSQEPLLPARYHVFVRAIEGCYLKLYPNYEVSLQAKKVDEKTNHPFFEMGVCSNCGQVHLIGEEEDGKLMQRKQSQTQDEKITYTAYMIKENDQELAVDEDEDELTEEDKETYEMCPCCASIWQKGDDSTSCCREREITNPKLVTLVKEPIKFSGHSSCNHCGKKKQNPIKLFMSGNDGPAAILTTSLYQQLVLDSKKIIKNENVTVRNELFGDLFNDVLSDEEVKEVIENKYEPQKLLVFSDSRQEAAFFAPYLEYTYERDLWRAILYKTIGKYDEKEPISLKTWALDAYSEALKWDVYTPEMDREERKTVAEEYVMSEFIKGNVRISLEGTGLISYQLDIPDQIQSNLEALAQRLNFDNGEELKVALQVLLSTLRYKNAVTHLERSKFNSDRMKPINFENSINKDAADNKGYVSAWIPKRSNIRLDYLKKIFLQKGLDEDAAKIAAREQLSKIWDLINLPRFYESFFKSKNGNNLLRQSIWRVRKILPIFQCNDCKIITTYNVKNVCMTNGCSGHLKSIESDSLKSHYINQYNNLIPVKMSVKEHTAQLSPENASHYQEKFVNGDINVLSCSTTFEMGVDVGGLEAVFLRNVPPETANYIQRAGRAGRRKASVAFVLTFAQRKSHDLTYYQDPENIIAGVIKPPVLKMDNSKIIKRHLNSLVLSSFFRENEELFGKVSDFFQDSMTIKSGPKRIDHYIKNMPTHLLESVQKVVPNYGQLQYHPEFISWEKDLMLEETSLFKKVSKLYYQDLEELRKIKEEDFKASRNTDRLNRVMNRIQNEGLISFLSSSNIIPKYGFPVDVVEMVISQTEKDDIRLSRDLSMAIGEYAPGSQIVANGTIYESTGIRKVKGFELPTLYYIECNNCKSYKVIERLNPNYRVITAQCETCEEICEVHKMIIPKFGFNAKRLEKASDRKPARENRSRVFFSEYFYSEEQEVREHQQASEQERTFNLKGQEVRIKYSPYGKLSVISKGRSGQGYKICTLCGSMMSTKDSKHRNQMNKICEGTIDKKSIHLGHEFISDILEVEFINSTPEPELWDSLLYAFLNGISISLGINRRDIDGCIKYNHLATPTIVLFDKVPGGAGYMNEVFGQLEKVIQAAKELVSSCQCGKETSCYGCLKDYSNQYCHDTLSRGMVEEYLSKLVK; encoded by the coding sequence ATGAGCATCCATCCTTTACGTGGAAAGAATAGAATTGATAATGATTACCGAGATTATTTGGCCACGACTTTTCCGATTAACGATGAAGAGATAGAGGCTGCATTTTCGAAAGAACTTAGAAAAGAAAATCTTCTTTCCAAAGGACCTTTCCTAGAAGTGACGCCCCCTTACAAAAAAGGAGCTTCTATAAGTGACTTGGTTAGAGAAGGAATTTTATCCAAAGAATTTCTAACACTGAACCAGGAAGAGATGCCTGCTGAACGCCCATTGTATACCCACCAGGAAAAAGCAATCAGAAAAGCTAAAGAAAAAAAGAATTTCGTCGTTGCGACTGGTACAGGGAGCGGGAAGACCGAATCCTTTATGATGCCAATTTTAAATAATCTTTTTTTTGAAGATGAACACAAAGGTCTGCGGCCAGGGGTCCGAGCGCTTTTTGTCTACCCGATGAATGCTCTTGCCAATGATCAGATGAAAAGGCTTAGATCTCTATTGAAAAACACACCGGAAATTACTTTCGGCAGATACACAGGGGAAACTGAACAATTGGAAAGCAAAGCCTTAGATAAATTTAAACAACAAAATCCTGGAATTGAAAAATTACCAAATGAAATTCTCTCACGGAATGAAATGAGGAATAAGCCTCCACATATATTAGTAACGAACTACGCGATGTTGGAATATTTACTTCTAAGACCGACTGATACTGCATTTTTCGATGGACCTTTTTCAAACGAATGGAAATTTATTGTATTGGATGAAGTGCACTCTTATAACGGTGCCAATGGCATCGAAATTGGGATGCTCTTGAGAAGGTTGAAGGATCGGGTTTTGAAGAAGAGACCATATAGAGGTAGTTTGCAATGTATCGCGACCAGTGCAACACTGGGATCTGGAGCTGAAGCAAAACAAAAAGTCCTTGAATTTGCAGGTAATATTTTTGATGAACCCTTTTATTTTAAATCAGAAAAAGAAAATGACCTGATCGAGTCAGAAAGAATTGACTATCGAGATGAACATGAATTGTTACATCGTCCTGACTGGACTGTGTACTCTTATCTATTGGAATTGAAGCAAAAAGATCGGTTAAATGACAGCGATATTTTAAAACTAAATGATTTCGGCATTGAAAACGCAAATTCTTTACTGACAAATGAAAGAAAAACTAACGAATTTCTTTACGATTTTCTTAGTGGGGATGAGAATCTGTTCACGCTTCGGGACCTGTTAAAGAACAAACCTCAAGATTTAAATGCCTTATTATATCGTCTCATAGCTCTTCAAGCAAAATATGGGGAAGTAAAAGCGGAAGAAGTACATCAAGGGTTAATTAATTTAGTGGATATTGCAGGAAGCATTTCAGCGAAAGATTCCCAGGAACCGCTTTTGCCAGCGAGATATCATGTGTTTGTTCGTGCGATTGAAGGCTGTTATCTTAAACTTTATCCTAATTATGAAGTGTCTTTGCAAGCAAAGAAAGTGGATGAAAAAACTAATCATCCTTTTTTTGAAATGGGTGTTTGTTCGAATTGCGGTCAAGTCCATCTCATCGGTGAAGAAGAAGATGGGAAACTCATGCAGCGAAAACAATCACAGACACAAGATGAAAAAATTACTTATACAGCATATATGATCAAAGAGAATGATCAGGAATTAGCAGTCGATGAAGATGAAGATGAACTTACAGAAGAAGATAAAGAGACCTATGAAATGTGTCCATGCTGTGCGAGTATTTGGCAAAAAGGAGACGATTCAACATCTTGTTGCCGGGAGAGAGAGATTACCAATCCGAAGCTGGTAACACTTGTTAAAGAACCAATTAAATTTTCAGGTCACTCTTCCTGCAATCATTGCGGAAAAAAGAAGCAGAATCCGATTAAGTTATTTATGAGTGGCAACGATGGTCCTGCTGCAATTTTGACAACTTCTCTTTACCAGCAATTAGTATTAGATTCAAAAAAGATAATAAAAAATGAAAATGTCACAGTTAGAAATGAGCTTTTTGGAGATTTATTCAATGATGTACTATCTGACGAAGAAGTAAAAGAAGTAATAGAAAATAAATATGAGCCTCAAAAACTATTAGTATTTTCCGATTCACGTCAGGAAGCTGCTTTTTTCGCTCCTTACTTAGAATATACCTATGAACGCGATTTGTGGAGAGCCATTCTATATAAAACAATTGGAAAGTATGATGAAAAAGAACCGATTAGTTTAAAAACATGGGCATTAGACGCCTATAGTGAAGCTTTGAAATGGGATGTTTATACTCCAGAGATGGACAGAGAGGAACGGAAAACAGTTGCCGAAGAATATGTGATGTCTGAATTTATTAAAGGGAACGTCCGGATTTCTCTTGAGGGGACAGGATTGATTTCTTATCAACTTGATATACCTGATCAGATCCAGTCAAATCTTGAAGCGCTTGCACAACGCCTAAACTTCGATAATGGGGAAGAACTGAAAGTTGCTTTGCAAGTATTGCTAAGCACTTTAAGATATAAAAATGCTGTCACTCACCTTGAAAGAAGTAAATTCAACTCAGATCGAATGAAACCTATAAATTTTGAAAACTCGATAAACAAAGATGCTGCTGATAATAAAGGGTATGTCAGTGCGTGGATTCCAAAGCGTTCAAATATTCGTCTTGACTATTTAAAGAAAATTTTTCTTCAAAAAGGATTGGATGAAGATGCAGCCAAAATTGCTGCAAGGGAACAACTCTCAAAGATTTGGGACTTGATAAACCTTCCTAGGTTTTATGAAAGTTTTTTCAAAAGCAAAAATGGCAATAACCTTTTAAGACAGAGTATTTGGCGAGTACGTAAAATCCTGCCGATTTTTCAGTGCAACGACTGCAAAATTATCACAACTTATAATGTCAAAAATGTGTGTATGACAAACGGCTGCTCAGGTCATTTGAAATCTATAGAAAGTGACTCATTAAAATCCCATTATATTAATCAATACAATAACTTGATACCCGTTAAAATGAGCGTAAAAGAGCATACCGCTCAATTATCTCCTGAGAATGCATCGCACTATCAGGAGAAATTCGTAAATGGAGATATCAATGTATTAAGTTGTTCGACCACATTTGAAATGGGTGTTGATGTTGGGGGTTTAGAAGCTGTTTTTCTAAGAAACGTACCACCGGAAACAGCTAATTATATTCAACGTGCAGGACGTGCGGGACGAAGAAAAGCGTCAGTTGCTTTTGTTTTGACTTTTGCCCAAAGAAAATCGCATGACTTAACATATTATCAAGATCCTGAAAATATAATTGCTGGTGTAATAAAACCGCCAGTTTTAAAAATGGATAACTCAAAAATAATTAAACGGCATTTAAATTCTTTAGTTTTATCAAGTTTCTTTCGAGAGAATGAAGAATTGTTCGGGAAAGTATCAGATTTCTTCCAAGACTCTATGACTATAAAATCAGGACCGAAACGAATTGACCACTACATTAAAAATATGCCAACTCATTTACTTGAATCTGTTCAGAAAGTAGTTCCGAATTATGGCCAGCTTCAATATCACCCTGAATTTATTTCTTGGGAAAAAGATCTCATGCTAGAAGAAACAAGCCTATTTAAGAAGGTCTCAAAGTTATATTATCAAGATTTAGAAGAACTAAGAAAGATAAAAGAAGAAGATTTTAAAGCTAGCCGGAACACAGATAGATTAAATCGTGTAATGAATCGAATTCAAAATGAAGGGTTAATTAGTTTTTTATCCAGTTCAAATATCATTCCGAAATATGGTTTCCCAGTTGATGTGGTGGAAATGGTTATTTCTCAAACAGAGAAAGATGATATTCGATTAAGCAGAGATTTATCAATGGCAATTGGAGAATATGCACCAGGGTCGCAAATTGTGGCAAATGGAACTATTTACGAAAGTACTGGCATCAGAAAAGTAAAAGGTTTTGAGCTACCAACCCTTTATTATATTGAATGTAATAATTGCAAATCTTATAAAGTTATTGAGCGATTAAATCCCAATTACCGCGTTATAACTGCACAATGTGAAACATGCGAGGAAATTTGTGAAGTTCATAAGATGATCATTCCTAAATTTGGCTTCAATGCAAAACGCTTAGAAAAAGCAAGTGATAGAAAGCCAGCTAGAGAAAATCGCTCTAGAGTATTCTTTTCTGAATACTTTTACTCGGAAGAACAAGAAGTTCGTGAACACCAACAAGCATCTGAACAAGAAAGAACTTTCAATTTGAAAGGACAGGAAGTACGGATCAAGTATTCGCCTTATGGCAAGTTGTCAGTTATTAGTAAAGGACGCAGTGGACAAGGTTATAAGATTTGCACCTTATGCGGTTCAATGATGAGCACTAAAGACTCTAAGCATAGAAACCAAATGAATAAGATTTGTGAAGGCACTATTGATAAAAAATCGATACATCTTGGACATGAATTTATTAGTGATATTTTAGAAGTTGAATTTATTAACAGTACTCCTGAACCCGAATTATGGGATTCTTTACTTTATGCATTTTTAAATGGGATTAGTATTTCCTTGGGCATAAATCGACGTGATATTGATGGATGTATTAAGTACAACCATTTGGCTACCCCAACCATTGTGTTATTTGATAAAGTTCCAGGTGGTGCTGGTTATATGAATGAAGTCTTTGGTCAATTAGAAAAAGTGATTCAAGCTGCCAAAGAACTAGTAAGTTCTTGTCAATGCGGTAAGGAAACCAGCTGCTATGGCTGTTTGAAAGATTATTCAAACCAATATTGTCACGACACACTATCGCGCGGAATGGTGGAAGAGTATTTAAGTAAGTTAGTTAAATGA
- a CDS encoding ABC transporter ATP-binding protein, with protein MVEQILKMTGISKSYFLGGEEQVVLDQIDLSVNKGDFVAILGPSGSGKSTLMNMIGCLDTPTGGEYRLSQQRVQELDETKLASIRNKEIGFVFQQFHLLPRLSARLNVELPLVYAGLPAKERERRAADMLARVGLEERMEHLPSQLSGGQQQRVAIARAMVTEPTILLADEPTGALDQKTGKQIMSLFHQLNQEGKSIIMITHDPEIAKNAGRVFHILDGHLREEEAGC; from the coding sequence ATGGTGGAGCAAATTTTAAAAATGACCGGCATCAGCAAATCGTATTTTCTGGGTGGAGAAGAACAGGTGGTGCTCGACCAGATAGACTTGTCCGTAAACAAAGGCGACTTTGTGGCCATCCTGGGCCCATCGGGTTCCGGCAAATCCACGCTGATGAACATGATCGGCTGCCTCGACACCCCGACGGGCGGCGAGTACCGCTTGTCGCAGCAAAGGGTGCAGGAATTGGATGAAACCAAACTGGCGTCAATCCGCAACAAGGAAATCGGTTTTGTGTTTCAGCAGTTTCATCTGCTGCCGCGTTTAAGTGCCCGGCTGAATGTGGAACTGCCACTCGTATATGCAGGACTCCCGGCGAAAGAACGCGAGCGGCGGGCAGCGGATATGCTGGCCAGAGTCGGCCTCGAAGAACGAATGGAGCATTTGCCCAGCCAACTGTCGGGCGGCCAGCAACAGCGGGTGGCCATTGCGCGGGCGATGGTGACGGAACCGACGATTCTGCTCGCCGACGAACCGACGGGCGCGCTCGACCAAAAGACCGGCAAGCAGATCATGTCACTTTTCCATCAGTTAAACCAGGAAGGGAAATCGATTATCATGATTACGCACGACCCGGAAATCGCGAAAAACGCGGGACGGGTTTTCCATATCCTCGACGGCCATCTGAGGGAGGAGGAAGCCGGATGCTAA
- a CDS encoding ABC transporter permease gives MLRENLKMSWMNVLHNKMRSALTILGIVIGVASIITLITIVKGVTNDMTNDFATFKADRIVVSTLGSPLQTGLLHQDIERLGDIDNVSGVSPNVTGFTTIAAGGTVKEQVTVTGRNDVYFTKNTDVIETGRGINPLDTQSENKVSLIGSAIAEEMFYGENPIGKSILIGGINFTVIGTLQQSHAFSSSSINETVIVPYTTSMQLLGTNYIMATDVYMEDSTEADKTTRAIEATLNDAYDNQENGFAIRNTQEMLSTINQMITTLSMLLIGIASISLLVGGIGIMNMMLVSVTERTAEIGLRKALGAEPKRIQQQFLLEAVFLSLIGGLIGVISGILTAFAICSVMDTSFLLSPLTVFLSLGFSMSIGIIFGFAPARKASRLNPIDALRST, from the coding sequence ATGCTAAGGGAAAACTTGAAAATGAGCTGGATGAACGTTCTTCACAACAAAATGCGTTCGGCACTGACGATCCTCGGCATCGTCATTGGCGTCGCTTCCATCATCACGCTGATTACCATCGTCAAAGGCGTGACCAACGACATGACCAACGATTTTGCGACGTTCAAAGCGGACCGGATCGTTGTCTCGACTCTCGGCTCCCCTTTACAAACGGGGCTGCTCCACCAGGACATCGAGCGCCTGGGCGACATTGACAATGTGTCCGGTGTGTCGCCGAACGTTACCGGCTTCACAACCATTGCAGCGGGAGGCACCGTCAAAGAACAAGTAACCGTCACCGGGAGAAACGATGTTTATTTTACAAAAAACACAGACGTCATTGAAACCGGAAGAGGAATCAATCCGTTGGACACCCAAAGTGAAAACAAAGTCAGCTTGATCGGCTCTGCGATTGCCGAAGAAATGTTCTACGGCGAAAACCCCATCGGAAAAAGCATATTGATTGGCGGCATCAACTTCACCGTCATCGGGACACTCCAGCAATCGCATGCCTTTTCGTCAAGTTCCATTAATGAGACGGTGATCGTCCCTTACACAACTTCGATGCAGCTGCTCGGAACCAACTATATCATGGCAACCGATGTTTATATGGAAGACTCCACAGAAGCGGACAAAACCACGCGCGCCATTGAAGCGACGCTGAATGATGCCTATGACAACCAGGAAAATGGCTTTGCAATTCGCAATACACAGGAAATGCTGTCGACCATTAATCAAATGATCACAACATTGTCCATGCTGCTTATCGGGATTGCTTCTATTTCTCTCCTGGTGGGAGGAATCGGCATTATGAATATGATGCTTGTTTCTGTTACAGAAAGAACGGCTGAAATCGGTCTCCGCAAAGCGCTTGGAGCGGAGCCAAAGCGAATCCAGCAGCAATTCCTGCTCGAAGCGGTCTTTTTATCGCTGATTGGCGGACTGATTGGCGTGATATCCGGCATCCTGACAGCTTTTGCCATCTGTTCAGTCATGGACACCAGCTTCCTGTTGTCTCCGTTAACCGTCTTTTTGTCTCTCGGATTCTCCATGTCGATTGGCATCATCTTCGGATTCGCCCCTGCACGAAAAGCGTCGAGGTTGAATCCGATCGATGCTTTGAGGAGTACATAA
- a CDS encoding AAA domain-containing protein: protein MESITAKEKAKNFFEYMLALNNLVGKVVRDYRDFEKNWQLEDLANLEGCFTFGDCHNSENLIEIHRPTITKADQTPPAPKPIFKDWLNFDPKKETAVPSYITMKTKDLAVGEQRKEFFIDDERRLAAYEQWVPEWKEWAAKLKIKKRTLEKYEEFFELFSRFEKEGETLEFVYGTGLFTWQHPDPKIGAIRSPLLTSKVELDLDAFKGIISIKLVDKEITVEQEIFTSIQIPNINAINQLWQEVQAREITEDFTDFFTQFIQTFDANGKYIADSTTKVPDRDPAIYSHHMLSLRIKNARVLRDDLTQIIEGISTNQLELSDTVASIIGEPIKNSAVEESETLSHTGVFDDNNLYFPLESNEQQKAIIQRVSRHQGVTVQGPPGTGKTHTIANLVSHFLSEGKKILITSQKESPLKVLKNKIPQEIRDLCVPVLGGGRESLQEIEQSIRVIGEKLGELDVPRLEREIERNKEALNRSKREEARLKNLLKEYAEKEGTVLAYKGEKLFKYDVAKRLSETDIHYNWIQDNLALHAEFPLNSVDFKELWQLKSDTAKEELHLRNQSLPSAEAELKNASAFAAFMEIENSLKEANQEGEAILQKYSLPIVESEIKALQKDLDGLLSMSAVLENQVYQSMMDDCRAGGHREERWRTLTDKLAGAVDRLFASYHVLVTHRINLPEKGSEALTNDLTVAKEPLQNGKKPNFLFFMVKGKQAKYLFEDPVLNGEPVKTLQDIEILDTHLEYEWVKKEAARLLNGNMEDIGHTVIDEKEKRFPHLLEDRLKELQLVLKAVDTAQTFKGKITPFGMGDINLYSVDQLKQLSKDLEAVLKRLEYLAWEAQYKQDLAELTMLSAKVTMHPIGQEFVQAYQEKDHAKWVQLLSKLEELQRTKAKVNRFYNLLEQFNQTLPLTGKLLEMSAGSEIEFPENHVEAFELKKLQSWLDETKDTNTTLLKKQLEEEHIEQKRLIRNIVSASTWKNQVNRITDEEKRALSAWKTYIKRFGKGSGKSAQRNLQGAREEMKTAQSAIPVWIMPISQVLENFPVTNEKFDVIIFDESSQCDLFAINVLLRGKKIVVVGDDEQISPQSIGTKQDDVLELVRRHLKGIPNADLFDGNLSLYEIAEQTFPKEGKLMLREHFRCVPKIIQFSNDMSYGGEMIPLRLPLDEDKIDPPVLAIKVKDGVIDDRKDVNEGEIDAIVADMAEMVRDPKLKGQTFGVITLLGQDQHKLLESRIRQEIGDHEFVERKIICGNPYTLQGDERDIIFLSMVSAPNRNFRALTGNADKQRFNVAASRAKNQMRLYHSVDLEELNPQDLRYRLLSYCQNPTRLNTEVQNLEELCDSPFEVDVLRMILARGYKVTPQVKVGQYRIDMVVEGMRDRLAVECDGERWHGPEKFEEDMKRQESLERSGWKFWRVRGREFYFDKVKALESLWVQLDVLGIGPVKEEQLVE, encoded by the coding sequence ATGGAATCCATTACAGCGAAAGAGAAAGCCAAAAACTTTTTTGAATACATGCTGGCATTAAATAATTTAGTAGGAAAAGTCGTACGGGATTACCGGGATTTTGAAAAGAACTGGCAGCTCGAAGACTTGGCTAACTTGGAAGGTTGTTTTACGTTCGGCGATTGCCACAATAGTGAGAACTTAATTGAAATCCATAGACCAACGATCACGAAAGCCGACCAGACACCGCCGGCACCAAAGCCGATTTTCAAAGACTGGCTCAATTTTGATCCGAAGAAAGAAACGGCGGTTCCTTCCTATATAACGATGAAAACAAAAGACCTGGCAGTCGGGGAGCAGCGAAAGGAATTTTTCATCGATGACGAGAGACGCTTAGCTGCATACGAGCAATGGGTTCCGGAATGGAAAGAATGGGCAGCGAAACTCAAAATCAAAAAACGCACGCTGGAGAAATACGAAGAATTTTTCGAGCTTTTTTCGCGTTTTGAAAAAGAAGGCGAAACGCTGGAATTTGTCTACGGCACCGGCTTGTTCACTTGGCAGCACCCGGACCCGAAAATCGGAGCCATTCGTTCTCCGCTCTTAACGAGCAAAGTGGAACTCGACTTGGACGCATTTAAAGGCATCATTTCCATCAAACTGGTCGACAAGGAAATCACCGTCGAGCAAGAGATTTTTACTAGCATCCAGATTCCGAACATCAACGCGATCAATCAATTATGGCAAGAAGTCCAGGCAAGGGAGATTACAGAAGACTTCACTGATTTCTTCACCCAATTTATCCAAACGTTTGACGCGAACGGAAAATATATAGCAGATTCGACAACAAAAGTGCCGGACCGGGACCCTGCGATTTACAGCCATCATATGCTTTCCCTGCGCATCAAAAATGCACGGGTCTTGCGGGATGACCTCACCCAAATCATTGAAGGGATTTCTACTAACCAACTGGAACTGTCCGATACCGTTGCTTCCATTATCGGAGAACCGATCAAAAACAGTGCTGTTGAAGAAAGTGAAACTTTATCACATACCGGCGTGTTTGACGACAACAACTTGTATTTCCCGCTTGAGTCAAATGAACAGCAAAAAGCCATCATCCAGCGCGTATCGCGTCACCAAGGCGTTACGGTGCAAGGGCCGCCTGGAACCGGAAAAACGCATACGATTGCGAACCTGGTTTCCCACTTTTTGTCCGAAGGGAAAAAGATCCTCATCACCAGCCAAAAAGAAAGCCCACTAAAAGTATTGAAAAACAAAATCCCGCAGGAAATCCGCGATTTATGCGTGCCGGTTCTTGGAGGCGGACGCGAATCGCTGCAGGAAATCGAGCAGTCGATCCGCGTCATCGGCGAAAAACTGGGTGAGTTGGATGTTCCAAGACTGGAACGGGAAATCGAACGCAATAAAGAAGCGCTCAACCGCAGCAAACGCGAAGAAGCCCGCTTGAAAAACTTGCTGAAAGAATACGCCGAAAAAGAAGGGACGGTCCTCGCCTACAAAGGAGAAAAACTGTTCAAATACGATGTCGCAAAACGCTTGTCGGAAACGGATATCCACTACAACTGGATTCAGGACAATTTAGCACTCCATGCCGAGTTTCCGCTGAACTCCGTGGATTTCAAGGAATTGTGGCAGCTGAAAAGCGACACGGCAAAAGAAGAACTTCATTTGCGCAACCAATCCCTGCCTTCTGCAGAAGCCGAACTCAAAAATGCTTCTGCTTTTGCAGCTTTCATGGAAATCGAAAACAGTTTGAAAGAAGCGAATCAAGAAGGGGAAGCCATCCTGCAAAAATACTCTTTGCCGATCGTCGAAAGCGAAATCAAAGCGCTGCAGAAGGATTTGGATGGACTTCTCAGCATGTCGGCGGTGCTGGAAAACCAGGTGTACCAGTCGATGATGGACGATTGCAGGGCTGGCGGGCACCGCGAAGAGCGCTGGCGGACATTAACGGATAAGCTAGCCGGAGCCGTTGACCGGTTATTTGCTTCGTACCATGTTCTCGTCACGCACCGGATCAACTTGCCTGAAAAGGGCAGCGAAGCTTTAACAAACGATTTAACCGTCGCAAAAGAGCCGCTTCAAAACGGCAAAAAGCCGAACTTCCTTTTCTTTATGGTGAAAGGGAAGCAAGCAAAATACTTATTCGAAGATCCAGTCTTAAACGGCGAGCCGGTAAAAACGCTTCAAGACATTGAAATTCTGGATACGCATTTGGAATACGAATGGGTCAAAAAAGAAGCAGCGCGGTTGCTGAACGGCAATATGGAAGACATCGGCCATACGGTCATCGATGAAAAAGAAAAGCGCTTTCCGCATCTGTTGGAAGACCGCTTGAAAGAATTGCAATTGGTTTTAAAAGCAGTCGACACAGCTCAAACGTTCAAAGGGAAAATCACTCCTTTTGGAATGGGCGACATCAATCTCTATTCCGTCGACCAACTTAAGCAATTAAGCAAAGACCTTGAGGCAGTGCTTAAACGGCTGGAATACCTGGCATGGGAAGCGCAATACAAGCAGGACTTGGCTGAGTTGACGATGTTAAGCGCCAAAGTAACGATGCATCCGATTGGCCAGGAGTTTGTCCAGGCTTACCAAGAAAAGGACCATGCCAAATGGGTGCAGCTGCTAAGCAAACTGGAAGAACTGCAGCGCACAAAAGCTAAAGTGAACCGATTCTACAACTTGCTGGAGCAGTTCAATCAAACCTTGCCGCTGACCGGCAAGCTGCTTGAAATGTCGGCCGGGTCTGAAATTGAGTTTCCTGAAAACCATGTCGAAGCATTCGAATTGAAAAAATTGCAGTCGTGGCTCGATGAAACGAAAGATACGAACACGACACTTTTGAAGAAACAGCTGGAAGAAGAGCATATCGAACAAAAGCGCTTGATCCGCAATATTGTCAGCGCGTCCACTTGGAAAAACCAAGTCAACCGCATCACCGATGAAGAGAAACGGGCATTGTCTGCCTGGAAAACCTACATCAAACGTTTTGGCAAAGGCAGCGGGAAATCGGCGCAGCGCAATCTGCAAGGTGCCCGTGAAGAAATGAAAACCGCCCAAAGTGCCATTCCGGTATGGATCATGCCGATTAGCCAAGTGCTGGAGAACTTCCCGGTGACCAATGAAAAGTTCGATGTCATCATCTTTGACGAAAGCAGCCAATGCGATTTGTTCGCCATCAATGTGCTCCTGCGCGGCAAGAAAATCGTCGTCGTCGGTGACGACGAACAAATCAGCCCGCAATCAATCGGCACCAAGCAAGACGATGTACTGGAACTCGTGCGCCGCCACTTGAAAGGCATCCCGAATGCCGATCTATTTGATGGCAATTTGTCCTTATATGAAATCGCGGAACAGACCTTCCCGAAAGAAGGGAAACTGATGCTGCGGGAACATTTCCGCTGCGTGCCGAAAATCATCCAGTTCTCGAACGACATGAGTTATGGCGGCGAAATGATTCCGCTTCGGTTGCCGTTAGATGAAGACAAAATCGATCCACCGGTTCTGGCAATCAAAGTCAAAGACGGTGTCATCGATGACCGCAAAGACGTCAATGAAGGCGAAATCGATGCCATTGTTGCCGACATGGCAGAAATGGTCCGCGATCCGAAACTAAAAGGCCAGACATTCGGCGTCATTACGCTGCTTGGCCAAGACCAGCACAAACTGCTCGAATCACGAATCCGTCAGGAAATCGGCGACCATGAATTCGTCGAGCGGAAAATCATTTGCGGGAATCCGTATACGCTGCAAGGCGATGAGCGGGACATCATCTTCCTGTCGATGGTATCTGCACCGAACCGCAACTTCAGAGCCTTAACAGGCAACGCCGACAAGCAGCGGTTCAACGTCGCGGCGAGCCGTGCAAAAAACCAAATGCGCTTGTATCATTCAGTGGATTTAGAAGAATTGAATCCCCAGGACTTGCGCTACCGTTTGTTGAGCTATTGCCAAAACCCGACTCGCTTGAATACGGAAGTCCAAAACCTTGAAGAACTCTGCGATTCACCGTTTGAAGTCGATGTGCTCCGGATGATTCTGGCAAGAGGCTATAAAGTGACGCCGCAAGTCAAAGTCGGCCAGTACCGGATCGATATGGTAGTCGAAGGCATGCGTGATCGCTTAGCCGTTGAATGTGACGGCGAAAGATGGCACGGCCCTGAGAAGTTCGAGGAAGATATGAAACGCCAGGAGTCTTTAGAGCGTTCAGGTTGGAAATTCTGGAGGGTGCGAGGCAGAGAGTTTTACTTTGATAAAGTGAAAGCGCTGGAGAGTCTTTGGGTGCAGTTGGATGTTCTGGGGATTGGACCGGTGAAAGAGGAGCAGTTGGTGGAATGA